Proteins encoded together in one Portunus trituberculatus isolate SZX2019 chromosome 39, ASM1759143v1, whole genome shotgun sequence window:
- the LOC123515651 gene encoding uncharacterized protein LOC123515651 isoform X2 encodes MASTQRYKQEQVEKAVELVRSKQMSLNAASKTFGIPYATLGDKVRGRRPMQPAPKTVLSMEEEKKLVDWLIEVSKRGFGRTKDDLKDMVKTILDDREERTVFKNNRPGKDWMRAFFKRHPEIRERIGQPLGRERAIVTKDALGEWFQQMKHYLDTIDPTLLTSPDRIFNADESGFNICPKTKKIISMTGAKHVYSVTSGKRQQVTMLACSSAMGQYLPPLLIFPYTRDPRFNALEGFEEAFFQKTPNGWITEVVFLSFLRDIFIPKLGEKRPVVLFVDGHSSHHSWQSARCVTRMVSSFTA; translated from the coding sequence ATGGCATCAACACAGCGGTACAAACAAGAACAAGTGGAGAAAGCTGTGGAGCTGGTAAGATCTAAACAGATGTCCCTGAATGCCGCCTCCAAAACTTTTGGTATCCCTTACGCCACCCTTGGGGATAAGGTCAGGGGAAGAAGACCTATGCAGCCTGCTCCCAAAACAGTTCTgtcaatggaagaggagaagaagctaGTAGATTGGCTGATTGAAGTGTCTAAACGAGGTTTTGGACGGACCAAAGACGACCTCAAAGACATGGTGAAAACCATTCTCGATGATAGGGAAGAGAGGACTGTCTTCAAAAACAACCGCCCTGGAAAGGATTGGATGCGAGCCTTTTTCAAGAGGCATCCAGAGATACGGGAAAGAATTGGACAACCACTTGGCCGTGAGAGAGCAATTGTGACAAAGGATGCTCTAGGTGAATGGTTTCAGCAAATGAAACATTACCTGGACACCATCGATCCCACTTTGTTGACCTCTCCTGACCGGATCTTTAATGCTGATGAAAGTGGTTTTAATATATGtccaaagacaaagaaaatcatCAGCATGACAGGAGCAAAACACGTCTACTCTGTCACAAGTGGCAAACGGCAGCAAGTGACAATGTTGGCCTGCTCCTCTGCCATGGGGCAGTACCTTCCACCGCTGCTGATCTTTCCCTACACCAGAGATCCTCGCTTCAATGCGTTGGAAGGTTTTGAAGAGGCTTTTTTTCAAAAAACTCCAAATGGTTGGATCACTGAGGTGGTCTTTCTTAGCTTTCTGAGGGACATTTTCATTCCCAAATTGGGAGAAAAGCGACCAGTGGTGCTGTTTGTGGACGGCCATTCCAGCCATCATTCCTGGCAATCTGCACGCTGTGTAACGAGAATGGTGTCATCCTTTACTGCCTGA
- the LOC123515651 gene encoding PH domain-containing protein DDB_G0287875-like isoform X1, producing the protein MCTFARTLKKAWDTTARPELAYKGFVKSGIYPFNPEVVLNSDKLKPSCSFSSAAPVTLPTSASFGITALPACTPTISTSVPSASPAAKSKFPGPEQRTPTLSAFSNIFELMKLSLSLGEGTTLKFMKRHEERYDMDDPPYEDWKVLLEKTLQPASQSLPSTSQPASQPLPSTYQAASQTLPSTSQPASQPLLYTSQAASQTLPSTSQPASQPLLYTSQAASQPLPSTSQPASQPLPYTSQPASQPLPSTSQPAPQPLPYTSQPAPQPLPSTKKNSKTIDDYLTLPSFPKKKGLKKIIAVLPCSISGVEYRQMIEEKQRKKREEEREKMERKRKREERKKIIEQEAEAKRKRMEEKKRQKENNRKEKEKRKRKEKRFRTLQYVSQKQKDKETETSESADEPVLDDDSDDVIDDMNELCGKCQCETKGKLRIKCVLCDSWWHAECLSEMNLSEKSQEDIDTMDTEFFVINVIRLF; encoded by the coding sequence ATGTGCACGTTTGCCCGCACACTAAAGAAAGCTTGGGACACTACAGCACGACCAGAGCTTGCTTACAAGGGATTTGTTAAGTCTGGGATCTATCCTTTTAACCCTGAGGTTGTACTCAACTCAGACAAGCTGAAGCCAAGCTGCAGTTTCTCCAGCGCTGCTCCAGTCACTCTCCCTACCTCAGCATCTTTTGGCATCACTGCTCTTCCCGCATGTACCCCAACAATCTCAACCTCTGTTCCTTCTGCTTCACCAGCAGCCAAATCCAAGTTCCCTGGGCCAGAACAAAGAACTCCCACTCTCTCAGCATTCTCCAACATTTTTGAGCTGATGAAGCTGAGCCTGTCATTAGGGGAAGGAACAACTCTAAAATTCATGAAGCGGCACGAGGAGCGATACGACATGGATGACCCACCCTATGAAGACTGGAAGGTGTTGTTGGAGAAAACCTTACAGCCTGCCTCACAGTCCCTGCCTTCcacatcccagcctgcctcacaacCCCTGCCTTCCACATACCAGGCTGCCTCACAAACCCTGCCTTCcacatcccagcctgcctcacaacCCCTGCTTTACACATCCCAGGCTGCCTCACAAACCCTGCCTTCcacatcccagcctgcctcacaacCCCTGCTTTACACATCCCAGGCTGCCTCACAACCCCTGCCTTCcacatcccagcctgcctcacaacccctgccttacacatcccagcctgcctcacaacCCTTGCCTTCCACATCCCAGCCTGCTCCACAACCCCTGCCTTACACATCCCAGCCTGCTCCACAACCTCTGCCTTCTACAAAGAAAAATTCCAAAACGATTGATGATTACCTCACGCTGCCCTCATTCCCGaagaaaaaaggattaaaaaagatCATCGCAGTATTGCCATGCTCAATAAGCGGTGTTGAGTACCGGCAAATGattgaagagaaacagagaaagaaacgagaggaggagagggagaaaatggaaagaaaaagaaagagagaagagagaaaaaaaattatagaacaAGAAGCtgaagcaaagagaaagagaatggaggaaaagaaaaggcagaaggaaaacaacaggaaagaaaaagaaaagagaaaaaggaaagaaaaacgattCAGGACACTTCAGTATGTTTCCCAAAagcagaaagacaaggaaacagaaACTTCAGAGAGTGCGGATGAGCCAGTCTTGGACGATGACTCGGATGATGTAATTGATGATATGAACGAGCTCTGTGGAAAATGTCAAtgtgaaacaaaaggaaagttaAGGATAAAATGTGTATTGTGTGACAGCTGGTGGCATGCAGAATGTCTGAGTGAGATGAATTTGAGTGAAAAGTCTCAGGAGGACATTGATACAATGGATACTGAGTTTTTTGTAATAAATGTAATTAGGCTATTTTGA